One part of the Glycine max cultivar Williams 82 chromosome 14, Glycine_max_v4.0, whole genome shotgun sequence genome encodes these proteins:
- the LOC100777315 gene encoding uncharacterized protein has translation MWRLLAAVARNLQNTRKSSKVADESMFEAGNGVELFGHERGRRQHGWGLVCSILQAPISILSCVSQPQVNNGSDGVWVTGEFSQVSEMNHLMFGSYICNTLGD, from the exons ATGTGGCGTCTTCTAGCTGCAGTGGCAAGAAACCTTCAGAACACAAGAAAGAGTTCCAAGGTGGCAGATGAGAGCATGTTTGAAGCAGGAAACGGTGTAGAGCTATTTGGACATGAGAGGGGCAGAAGACAACATGGTTGGGGGCTTGTGTGTAGCATTCTTCAAGCCCCCATATCAATACTCTCATGTGTTTCTCAGCCTCAGGTTAATAATGGCTCTGATGGGGTTTGGGTAACTGGGGAATTCTCACAAGTGTCTGAAATGAACCATCTCATG TTTGGATCATATATATGTAATACACTAGGTGATTGA
- the LOC100780860 gene encoding cyclin-dependent kinase C-2, protein MAIAAPGHLNVNESPIWGSRSVDCFEKLEQIGEGTYGQVYMAKEIKTGEIVALKKIRMDNEREGFPITAIREIKILKKLHHENVIKLKEIVTDTGPEKDEQGKPDGNKYKGGIYMVFEYMDHDLTGLADRPGMRFTVPQIKCYMRQLLTGLHYCHVNQVLHRDIKGSNLLIDNEGNLKLADFGLARSFSNDQNANLTNRVITLWYRPPELLLGTTKYGPAVDMWSVGCIFAELLQGKPIFPGKDEPEQLNKIYELCGAPNEVNWPGVSKIPYYNKFMPTRPMKRRLREVFRHFDHHALELLEKMLTLDPAQRITAKDALDAEYFWTDPLPCDPKSLPKYESSHEFQTKKKRQQQRQNEEMAKRQKIQHPQPHTRLPPIQQPGQHGQMRSGPNQPVHGSQPQVAAGPTHHYGKPRGPSGGPGRYPPNGNPGGGYNHPNRGGQGGGGYGSGPYPPQGRGAPYGSNSMPGGGPRGGGASGYVGAPNYPQQGGPYGGSAAGRGSNMMGGNRNQQQYGWQQ, encoded by the exons ATGGCAATTGCAGCCCCAGGGCATCTGAACGTGAATGAATCACCCATTTGGGGATCTAGAAGTGTTGATTGCTTCGAGAAATTGGAGCAAATTGGCGAGGGCACATATGG TCAGGTTTACATGGCTAAAGAGATCAAAACTGGTGAAATTGTTGCTCTGAAGAAAATACGAATGGACAATGAGAGAGAGGGG TTTCCTATAACTGCCATACGAGAAATCAAAATTCTAAAGAAACTACACCATGAAAATGTGATCAAGCTGAAGGAAATTGTGACTGATACAG GTCCTGAGAAAGATGAACAGGGGAAGCCAG ATGGTAACAAATATAAAGGTGGCATCTATATGGTCTTTGAATACATGGACCATGATTTAACAGGTCTTGCTGACCGACCTGGGATGAGATTTACAGTTCCCCAAATTAAG TGTTACATGAGACAGCTTTTGACTGGGCTTCACTATTGTCATGTAAATCAAGTACTTCATCGTGATATCAAAG GCTCAAATCTTCTtatagacaatgaaggaaatcTTAAGCTTGCAGATTTTGGACTGGCACGATCATTTTCTAATGACCAAAATGCAAATCTTACTAATCGTGTCATTACGTTATGGTACAG ACCACCTGAGTTGCTGCTAGGAACAACAAAGTATGGGCCAGCTGTGGATATGTGGTCTGTTGGGTGCATTTTTGCTGAGCTTCTTCAAGGGAAGCCTATATTTCCTGGAAAAGATGAG CcagaacaattaaataaaatatatgagcTGTGTGGAGCACCAAATGAAGTCAATTGGCCTGGGGTTTCCAAGATaccttattataataaatttatgccAACAAGGCCGATGAAAAGACGTTTGAGGGAAGTTTTCAGGCA TTTTGATCATCATGCTCtggaattgttggagaagatGTTGACACTTGATCCGGCTCAG AGAATTACTGCGAAAGATGCACTTGATGCTGAGTATTTCTGGACAGATCCATTACCGTGCGATCCCAAGAG TTTACCCAAGTACGAATCATCACATGAGTTTCAGACAAAGAAAAAGCGCCAACAACAACGGCAAAATGAAGAAATGGCTAAGCGTCAGAAAATTCAGCACCCACAGCCTCACACTCGTCTTCCCCCCATTCAGCAGCCTGGACAACATGGCCAAATGCGGTCAGGACCAAACCAACCAGTTCATGGTTCTCAACCCCAAGTTGCGGCAGGACCTACACATCATTATGGGAAGCCCCGGGGTCCATCTGGTGGGCCAGGAAGATATCCTCCCAATGGGAACCCAGGTGGAGGATACAATCACCCAAATCGAGGAGGTCAAGGTGGTGGTGGTTATGGCAGTGGACCTTATCCTCCTCAAGGGCGGGGGGCACCTTACGGGTCCAATAGTATGCCTGGTGGCGGTCCTCGTGGCGGTGGTGCCAGCGGCTATGTTGGAGCTCCAAATTATCCCCAACAAGGTGGTCCATATGGGGGCTCAGCGGCTGGTCGTGGCTCGAACATGATGGGTGGAAACCGCAATCAACAACAGTATGGTTGGCAGCAGTAA
- the LOC102664409 gene encoding probable serine/threonine-protein kinase PBL2 gives MGNSCRKPVAHVSSASFFGSTKCQSKTKQNSNSSERKAPLKTSASNVGKPISNSLKSFTFNDLREATKNFRQENLIGEGGFGFVYKGWIDENTCTPTKPGTGIVVAIKKLKPESFQGHREWLAEVNYLGQLHHENMVKLIGYCTDGKNRLLVYEFMQKGSLENHLFRKGVQPIPWITRINIAVAVARGLTFLHTLDTNVIYRDLKASNILLDSDFNAKLSDFGLARDGPTGDNTHVSTRVIGTHGYAAPEYVATGHLTPRSDVYSFGVVLLELLTGRRVVEDDRPGFSEETLVDWARPFLSDSRRILRIMDSRLGGQYSKKGARAAAALVLQCLNTDPKYRPTMVTVLAELEALHSSNSFPRTPKSGTENHTTEHSSHSHKSATSSNKL, from the exons ATGGGAAACTCCTGCAGAAAACCAGTGGCTCATGTATCTTCAGCAAGTTTCTTTG GAAGCACAAAGTGTCAGAGTAAGACAAAACAGAACTCAAATTCTTCTGAACGAAAAGCTCCTTTAAAAACATCAGCATCAAATGTTGGCAAACCCATTTCCAATAGCCTCAAGTCCTTCACCTTCAATGATCTAAGAGAGGCCACTAAGAACTTCAGGCAAGAAAACTTAATTGGAGAAGGAGGGTTTGGATTTGTCTACAAGGGATGGATAGATGAGAACACATGCACTCCAACAAAACCAGGGACTGGAATTGTAGTGGCCATCAAGAAACTTAAACCAGAAAGCTTTCAAGGCCACAGAGAATGGCTG GCAGAAGTCAATTATCTAGGCCAGCTTCACCACGAAAATATGGTGAAACTTATTGGTTACTGCACAGATGGTAAAAACAGGCTTCTAGTTTATGAGTTTATGCAGAAAGGAAGTTTGGAAAATCATTTATTCAGAA AAGGTGTTCAACCTATTCCATGGATTACACGGATCAACATTGCAGTTGCTGTTGCAAGAGGATTAACATTTTTACATACCCTCGATACAAATGTTATATATCGTGACTTGAAGGCTTCCAACATCCTACTTGATTCG GATTTCAATGCTAAGCTTTCGGATTTTGGCTTAGCAAGAGATGGTCCTACTGGAGATAACACTCATGTTTCAACAAGAGTTATTGGTACTCATGGTTATGCTGCACCTGAGTATGTAGCTACAG GTCATTTGACCCCAAGGAGTGATGTATACAGCTTTGGAGTTGTGTTGTTAGAATTACTAACAGGAAGGCGTGTAGTTGAAGATGATAGACCTGGATTTTCAGAAGAAACACTGGTGGATTGGGCAAGGCCATTCTTGAGTGATAGCAGAAGAATTTTGAGAATCATGGATTCAAGGTTGGGTGGTCAATACTCCAAGAAAGGAGCACGGGCTGCAGCAGCACTTGTACTACAATGTCTAAATACTGATCCCAAATATAGACCAACTATGGTAACTGTTCTAGCAGAATTGGAAGCACTACATTCCTCAAATTCATTCCCAAGGACCCCAAAATCTGGAACTGAGAATCATACAACAGAGCATTCTAGTCATTCCCACAAGTCAGCTACAAGTAGTAACAAACTATGA